A part of Ooceraea biroi isolate clonal line C1 chromosome 10, Obir_v5.4, whole genome shotgun sequence genomic DNA contains:
- the LOC113562821 gene encoding uncharacterized protein LOC113562821 — translation MSKPSQPGGRPSAKGPKSPRSPKTAAVVITAADGDYKGAVERAQKGVDIDALGIAAPRVRRALKGAPIYEIPGPESATKADELASRLEKVFEGSRVRVTRPLKKVELRVRRLDDAATVELVSRAVAAAGGCDPCDVDVRPIQRSSDGLGTSWIRLPACLRRGHVQATCLSQEDRQDLCYKCGAAGHRARGCAADPKCPLCTGLGKRADHSLGGAACAPPSKGVKSGDQRRAEMRTRVAPSARAAPKSLPADGGKGGSAPPREKEPKLQRVAREKGKSKGKGKDKDKDEKGSEEAAIDVE, via the exons ATGAGCAAACCCTCCCAGCCCGGCGGTCGACCCAGTGCGAAGGGGCCAAAGTCCCCTAGGTCGCCCAAAACAGCGGCCGTGGTGATAACAGCCGCTGACGGCGACTATAAGGGAGCTGTGGAGAGGGCGCAGAAGGGCGTGGACATCGACGCCCTGGGTATAGCCGCCCCGCGAGTGAGGAGGGCCCTGAAGGGAGCCCCCATTTATGAGATTCCGGGGCCGGAGTCCGCCACCAAGGCGGACGAACTGGCCTCCCGATTAGAGAAGGTGTTTGAGGGGTCGAGGGTAAGGGTCACGCGGCCCCTCAAAAAGGTGGAACTGCGCGTCCGACGGCTGGACGACGCGGCCACCGTTGAATTGGTGTCGCGGGCGGTCGCAGCCGCAGGAGGCTGCGACCCTTGCGACGTCGATGTAAGGCCGATCCAGAGGTCCTCAGACGGTCTGGGGACCTCTTGGATCAGACTTCCTGC GTGTCTTAGGAGGGGGCACGTACAAGCGACGTGTCTTAGTCAAGAAGACCGCCAAGACCTGTGCTACAAGTGTGGCGCGGCGGGTCACCGAGCGCGGGGATGCGCTGCTGACCCGAAATGCCCCCTGTGCACGGGCCTCGGCAAAAGGGCGGACCACAGTCTGGGCGGCGCGGCCTGTGCTCCGCCCTCCAAGGGAGTGAAAAGTGGAGATCAGAGGAGGGCGGAGATGAGGACCCGG GTGGCCCCGTCGGCGAGAGCGGCGCCGAAGTCGCTGCCAGCCGATGGGGGTAAAGGAGGGTCGGCTCCTCCGCGGGAGAAGGAGCCGAAACTCCAGAGGGTAGCCCGAGAAAAGGGCAAGAGCAAGGGCAAGGGAAAGGACAAGGACAAGGATGAGAAGGGCTCGGAGGAGGCCGCCATAGATGTGGAGTAA